A window from bacterium encodes these proteins:
- a CDS encoding NADH-quinone oxidoreductase subunit K, translating to MPSAAMYLFALASIAGALAVALARNTVLAAAALMGTVGASAVLFWLWQAPWLAAAQLFGFGALVGGVFHVAYWQSQAQVKAGPSDRRLYWASLVLLLCLILLVRVLAGSEWGALLLAQPLSFGLGHALGLGAALLSIGLYGAVIQRDGIRAWMSLEVALVAAVLNLVAFGHFLHPQAAGEGSLVLSVMGLGVAQALVGMVLLRALFVRRETVDLEAFDEVKG from the coding sequence TTGCCGAGTGCCGCCATGTACCTCTTCGCCCTGGCGTCCATCGCCGGGGCGCTCGCCGTCGCCCTCGCGCGGAACACGGTCCTAGCCGCCGCGGCGCTGATGGGCACGGTGGGGGCGAGCGCCGTGCTGTTCTGGCTGTGGCAGGCCCCGTGGCTTGCCGCCGCTCAGCTCTTCGGCTTCGGCGCGCTGGTGGGCGGCGTTTTTCACGTGGCCTACTGGCAGAGCCAGGCCCAGGTGAAGGCGGGGCCGTCGGATCGCAGGCTTTACTGGGCCTCGCTGGTGCTACTGCTTTGCTTGATCCTCCTCGTTCGGGTGTTGGCCGGCTCCGAGTGGGGCGCTCTGCTGCTCGCACAGCCGCTCTCCTTCGGGCTCGGGCATGCCCTGGGGCTCGGAGCCGCCTTGCTTTCGATCGGGCTCTACGGGGCGGTGATCCAACGCGACGGGATTCGCGCCTGGATGTCGCTCGAAGTCGCCCTGGTCGCCGCCGTCCTCAACCTCGTGGCCTTCGGGCACTTCCTGCACCCTCAGGCAGCGGGCGAGGGCAGCCTCGTCTTGTCGGTCATGGGGCTCGGCGTGGCGCAGGCGCTGGTCGGCATGGTCCTCTTGCGGGCGCTCTTCGTCCGGCGCGAGACCGTGGACCTCGAGGCCTTCGACGAGGTGAAGGGATAA